One window from the genome of Diabrotica virgifera virgifera chromosome 6, PGI_DIABVI_V3a encodes:
- the LOC114338411 gene encoding uncharacterized protein LOC114338411 → MDSGKAQNLSDGERYVIALHTLFSLSAIKSYTNWEILNEVKSAGKFDDLVLKSHEKCILLQAKVHSGTTCTKHFTAIKGDFSIAKYFLSYLTAKKYFEITSNSLILCTAAKLNVADIMDEFGPETKNYADENLQKIFGTETKKYKIKNEEKIVDKLLSTIKQFQDSISNKETDKEKKVWKNLDINREDIKSFICFFVVVKENLANIESLITRKLRELNNDLKFKPSDYEYVKYHVEKWSHLPIKKSVPMTKDYLLFIINGENNRLFLHKFVNSKLKFKEENLYEFDSNIICVQPHDNIAMHLLKIFRSIENANGSYLPIEENTLCLMQKIENKFHKMKYTMEYKVICDMIDTFRCDKIKYLVVSFLSLDEDKSLELYEKICTITKEDPTKKVFIIIKEHQLQNSEISVKVINNKIYFNSLENETKEHIFDKEILFQEEIVTLRKLITKKKSVDSEPEFRVQINEIEIDEGLKEIIFSEDNYSIGSNIQAQSKPDEFYITRKLMLNANSENLQKSINNVERTIPILTDSDSESDSDSDSESDFDSDSDSDSYEHIRRDVFREKKFFEKIHKKIVVVIGPPGAGKTTALKQIVSFKKAKDKEDSKLTWVINVDLKKYKQCFQKDSEKTLCNLLYHNENITHYFEEKLMESMDKMLIIDGLDENCPEDIKEIQNILADHNAFQALNISMVIMGAREYDFILKEIRDLHSCEIVRLLPFSRRDGASFLKEYLKPAVNIENDLFKKVKNFAIKFSQSISSTPLSLKMISKIIKNSIRKNDCMESLSKVFNNFSNRYYFYNCYIEAIRDEFAQGDNIYRQAFDRYIDSLRILAANRTFYSRWIVLSFVNVDASLEISKDVLNVGLLKESYGYKMYQFVHKTFEEYFAAEFVWDYLYKNRHSHDLLLEVLDKVFIPAYYKGVLDFFEQILKVNQNEKISEISMEYNLALTKVHWKEDIVRVDNWNYFFIVKLVFDKYTHFYDILKSYDWLVLTKSLYNDRYRQSYAKFFVETGAKVNKVSEIGFIILKMLLLQDRLSVVTYVHRTEWSTFECDNIPEDEYSVDFLKFLTREYNIDLNFCNENGNTIGHYAARYNSLNAIKYLKEQGANLNISNNKKQTLVHVAAQVCAFNVLRYLVEDCKMDVNVSDVDGNLPVHRVVEFGRVDILMYLKEKGANLSISNNKKQTLVHKAAQSGNLEVLQYLVEDCKMDVNVSDDDGNLPAHLAASNNKVWILRYLKSIGSDLNPRNCKGKTSVHFAAAGDAVDVLNFLKDEGNISLNLDLRDKDGDSPSHCAAAKNSLTALKYLKKQGANLSISNKNKYTPVHIAAQYGALDVLRYLVENCKMDINVSTDIGEIPAHLAALSNKVEILRYLKSVGGDLNQCNNQGQTLVHLAAEGDAVNVLNFLKNECNFSLNLDLRDNDGFTPSHCAASNNALKAIRYLKEQGANLSISNKNKRTPVHEAAQRGALEVLQYIVEDCKMDINVSTYLGNLPAHLAALCNKVEILRYLKSVGSDLNQCNNQGRSLVHLAAAGDAVDVLDFLKNECNFSLNLDLRDNDGYSPSHYAAANNSLTALKYLKEQGANLSISNKNKYTPVHIAAQYGALDVLRYLVENCKMDINVSTGNGEIPAHLAALYNKVEILRYLISVGSNLNQCNNKRQTLVHLAAAGDAINVLNFLKNECNFSLNLDLRDNDGFTPSHCAASNNALKAIRFLKEQGANLSISNKNKRTPVHEAAQGGALEVLQYLVEDCKMDINVSTYLGDLPAHLAALCNKVEILRYLKSVGSDLNQCNNQGRSLVHMAAAGDAVDVLDFLKNESNFSLNLDLRDKDGDSPSHCAAAKNSLTALKYLKKQGANLSISNKNKYTPVHIAAQYGALDVLRYLVENCKMDINVSTGNGEIPAHLAALYNKVEILRYLISVGSNLNQCNNKRQTLVHLAAAGDAINVLNFLKNECNFSLNLDLRDNDGFTPSHCAASNNALKAIRFLKEHGANLSISNKNKRTPVHEAAQRGALEVLQYLVEDCKMDINVSTYLGDLPAHLAARCNKVETLRYLKSVGSDLNQCNNQGRSLVHMAAAGDAVDVLDFLKNESNFSLNLDLSDNDGFTPSHMAAANNSLKAIKYLKKQGANLSISNKDKYTLVHAAAEYGALDVLVYLVEECKMDVKVSDNNGNLPAHLAALSNKVEILRYLKSVGSDLNQRNHQGATLVDMAAEAGAVNVLNFLKNECNY, encoded by the coding sequence ATGGATTCGGGAAAAGCACAAAATCTCAGCGACGGCGAACGCTATGTGATAGCTTTACATACACTCTTTTCTTTATCTGCAATCAAAAGCTACACAAATTGGGAAATATTAAATGAAGTTAAATCCGCGGGAAAATTTGATGATCTCGTACTTAAATCACATGAAAAGTGTATATTGTTACAAGCAAAAGTTCACAGTGGTACAACGTGCACTAAACATTTTACGGCAATCAAAGGTGATTTCAGTATTGCAAAGTATTTTTTGTCTTATCTAACCGcaaagaaatattttgaaataacaAGCAACTCCTTAATACTATGTACTGCTGCTAAGCTGAATGTGGCTGATATTATGGATGAATTTGGTCCCGAGACAAAAAATTATGCTGATGAAAACTTGCAGAAAATATTTGGTACCGagacaaaaaagtataaaattaaaaatgaagaaaaaatcgtTGACAAGCTTTTAAGCACCATAAAACAATTTCAAGATAGCATTAGTAATAAAGAAAccgacaaagaaaaaaaagtatgGAAGAATTTGGATATCAACAGAGAAGACATAAAATCATTCATATGTTTTTTCGTTGTTGTAAAAGAAAATCTAGCGAACATCGAATCGTTAATTACTAGAAAATTACGTGAGCTCAATAATGATCTGAAGTTTAAACCTTCAGATTACGAATATGTAAAATATCATGTAGAAAAGTGGTCTCATTTACCAATTAAAAAAAGTGTGCCTATGACAAAAGACTATTTactgtttattattaatggtgaAAATAATCGACTTTTTCTTCATAAGTTTGTTAATTCTAAACTTAAattcaaagaagaaaatttatatgAGTTTGATTCAAATATTATTTGTGTTCAACCGCATGATAATATCGctatgcatttattaaaaattttccgaAGCATTGAAAATGCAAACGGGTCATATTTACCTATAGAAGAAAACACATTATGTTTGatgcaaaaaatagaaaataaatttcATAAAATGAAATATACAATGGAATATAAAGTTATATGTGATATGATAGACACATTTAGATGTGACAAAATTAAATACTTAGTTGTTTCGTTTCTATCACTTGATGAAGATAAATCATTAGAATTATATGAGAAAATATGTACGATTACTAAGGAAGATCCCACTAAAAAAGTATTTATAATCATTAAAGAACATCAATTGCAAAATAGTGAAATATCAGTCAaagtaattaacaataaaatatacTTCAATTCACTAGAAAATGAGACAAAAGAACACATATTTGACAAAGAAATTCTCTTTCAAGAAGAAATTGTCACATTAAGGAAGTTAATTACTAAAAAGAAAAGTGTTGACTCTGAACCTGAGTTTAGAGTTCAGATTAATGAAATTGAGATAGATGAGGGTCTTAAAGAAATAATATTTAGCGAAGATAATTACTCGATAGGTTCTAATATACAAGCCCAATCAAAACCTGATGAATTTTATATCACTAGAAAGCTGATGCTTAATGCTAATTCAGAAAATTTACAGAAAAGTATAAATAATGTTGAAAGAACTATACCAATACTGACTGACTCTGACTCTGAATCTGATTCTGACTCTGACTCTGAATCTGACTTTGACTCTGATTCTGACTCTGACTCATACGAACATATAAGGAGAGATGTATTTCGGGAAAAGaagtttttcgaaaaaatacataaaaagatagttgtTGTTATAGGTCCACCCGGTGCAGGCAAAACAACTGCATTGAAACAAATAGTATCATTCAAAAAAGCTAAAGACAAAGAAGATTCCAAATTGACATGGGTAATTAATGTTGATTTAAAAAAGTATAAACAATGTTTTCAGAAGGATAGTGAGAAAACCCTGTGTAATCTATTATATCACAATGAAAATATAACTCATTATTTCGAAGAAAAACTTATGGAGTCAATGGATAAAATGTTAATTATAGACGGCCTTGACGAGAACTGTCCGGAAGATATCAAAGAAATACAAAACATATTAGCAGATCATAATGCCTTTCAGGCCTTGAATATTTCCATGGTTATTATGGGCGCAAGAGAATACGATTTTATCTTAAAAGAAATAAGAGATTTACATAGTTGTGAGATAGTTAGACTCCTTCCATTTTCACGTAGAGATGGGGCTTCTTTCCTCAAAGAATATCTTAAACCTGCCGTAAATATTGAAAATGATTTATTTAAAAAGGTGAAAAATTTTGCTATTAAATTTTCACAATCGATTTCTTCAACGCCACTATCGCTAAAAATGatttctaaaataataaaaaatagcaTACGTAAAAATGACTGTATGGAATCTTTATCAAaggtttttaataatttttcaaaccgatattatttttataattgttataTAGAAGCAATCAGAGACGAATTTGCACAAGGTGACAATATATACCGTCAAGCGTTTGACAGGTATATAGACTCGTTAAGAATTTTAGCGGCTAATAGAACGTTTTATTCTCGTTGGATAGTTTTAAGTTTCGTCAATGTTGATGCTAGTCTTGAAATTAGTAAAGATGTTTTAAATGTTGGGTTATTAAAGGAATCATATGGTTATAAAATGTATCAATTTGTTCATAAAACGTTTGAGGAATATTTTGCAGCAGAATTTGTATGGGATTACCTTTATAAAAATAGACATAGTCACGATTTATTGCTCGAAGTGCTTGATAAAGTGTTTATTCCCGCATACTATAAgggtgttttggatttttttgaacaaattttgaaagttaatcaaaatgaaaaaatatctGAGATCTCCATGGAATACAATTTGGCACTTACTAAGGTACATTGGAAAGAAGATATAGTACGGGTAGATAATTGGAACTACTTCTTTATTGTTAAATTAGTTTTTGATAAATATACTCATTTTTACGATATTTTAAAATCATACGATTGGTTGGTATTAACAAAATCTTTGTATAACGACCGCTATCGTCAATCTTACGCAAAATTTTTCGTAGAAACGGGGGCAAAGGTCAATAAAGTCAGTGAAATCGGATTTATTATTCTAAAAATGCTGTTACTTCAAGATAGGTTGTCCGTCGTAACATACGTCCACAGGACCGAGTGGTCCACTTTCGAATGCGACAACATACCCGAGGACGAATATTCGGTggattttctaaaatttttaacaAGAGAATACAATATAGATTTAAACTTTTGTAATGAGAATGGAAATACAATCGGTCACTACGCAGCTCGATATAATTCACTGAAtgctataaaatatcttaaagagCAAGGGGCAAATCTAAACATTTCcaacaataaaaaacaaacacTTGTTCATGTAGCTGCTCAAGTATGTGCATTTAATGTCCTACGATATTTAGTAGAAGATTGTAAAATGGATGTTAACGTTTCTGATGTTGATGGGAATTTACCGGTTCATAGAGTAGTTGAATTTGGTAGAGttgatattttaatgtatcttAAAGAAAAAGGGGCAAATCTAAGCATTTCCAACAATAAAAAACAGACACTTGTTCATAAAGCTGCTCAATCTGGTAATTTGGAAGTCCTACAATATCTAGTAGAAGATTGTAAAATGGATGTTAACGTTTCTGATGATGATGGGAATTTACCGGCTCATTTGGCAGCTTCTAATAATAAAGTTTGGATTTTAAGATATCTTAAATCAATTGGAAGTGATTTAAATCCACGTAACTGTAAAGGAAAGACTTCAGTGCACTTCGCAGCTGCGGGGGATGCCGTTGATGTTCTCAATTTTCTTAAAGATGAAGGTAATATTTCTTTAAATTTAGACTTACGTGATAAAGATGGAGATTCACCCAGTCACTGTGCAGCTGCTAAAAATTCACTTACAGCTTTAAAGTATCTTAAAAAGCAAGGGGCAAATCTAAGCATTTCCAACAAGAATAAATATACACCTGTTCATATAGCGGCTCAATATGGGGCATTAGACGTCCTACGTTATTTAGTAGAAAATTGTAAAATGGACATTAACGTTTCTACAGATATTGGGGAAATACCGGCTCACTTGGCAGCTCTTTCTAATAAAGTTGAGATTTTAAGATATCTTAAATCAGTTGGAGGTGATTTAAATCAATGTAATAATCAAGGACAGACTTTAGTGCATTTGGCTGCTGAAGGCGATGCAGTTAACgttctaaattttcttaaaaatgaatgtaatttttctttaaatttagaCTTACGTGATAATGATGGATTTACACCCAGTCACTGCGCAGCTTCTAATAATGCACTTAAAGCTATAAGGTATCTTAAAGAGCAAGGGGCAAATCTAAGCATTTCCAACAAGAATAAACGTACACCTGTTCATGAAGCCGCTCAGAGAGGCGCATTAGAGGTTCTGCAGTATATAGTAGAAGATTGTAAAATGGACATTAACGTTTCTACATATCTTGGCAATTTACCGGCTCATTTGGCAGCTCTTTGTAATAAAGTTGAGATTTTAAGATATCTTAAATCAGTTGGAAGTGATTTAAATCAATGTAATAATCAAGGACGGTCTTTAGTGCATTTGGCTGCTGCAGGTGATGCAGTTGACGTTctagattttcttaaaaatgaatgtaatttttctttaaatttagaCTTACGTGATAATGATGGATATTCACCCAGTCACTACGCAGCTGCTAATAATTCACTTACAGCTTTGAAGTATCTTAAAGAGCAAGGGGCAAATCTAAGCATTTCCAACAAGAATAAATATACACCTGTTCATATAGCGGCTCAGTATGGGGCATTAGACGTCCTACGTTATTTAGTAGAAAATTGTAAAATGGACATTAATGTTTCTACAGGTAATGGGGAAATACCGGCTCACTTGGCAGCTCTGTACAATAAAGTTGAGATTTTAAGATATCTTATATCAGTTGGAAGTAATTTAAATCAATGTAATAATAAACGACAGACTTTAGTGCATTTGGCTGCTGCAGGTGATGCAATTAACgttctaaattttcttaaaaatgaatgtaatttttctttaaatttagaCTTACGTGATAATGATGGATTTACACCCAGTCACTGCGCAGCTTCTAATAATGCACTTAAAGCTATAAGGTTTCTTAAAGAGCAAGGGGCAAATCTAAGCATTTCCAACAAGAATAAACGTACACCTGTTCATGAAGCTGCTCAGGGAGGCGCATTAGAGGTTCTGCAGTATTTAGTAGAAGATTGTAAAATGGACATTAACGTTTCTACATATCTTGGCGATTTACCGGCTCATTTGGCAGCTCTTTGTAATAAAGTTGAGATTTTAAGATATCTTAAATCAGTTGGAAGTGATTTAAATCAATGTAATAATCAAGGACGGTCTTTAGTGCATATGGCTGCTGCAGGTGATGCAGTTGACGTTctagattttcttaaaaatgaaagtaatttttctttaaatttagaCTTACGTGATAAAGATGGAGATTCACCCAGTCACTGTGCAGCTGCTAAAAATTCACTTACAGCTTTAAAGTATCTTAAAAAGCAAGGGGCAAATCTAAGCATTTCCAACAAGAATAAATATACACCTGTTCATATAGCGGCTCAGTATGGGGCATTAGACGTCCTACGTTATTTAGTAGAAAATTGTAAAATGGACATTAATGTTTCTACAGGTAATGGGGAAATACCGGCTCACTTGGCAGCTCTGTACAATAAAGTTGAGATTTTAAGATATCTTATATCAGTTGGAAGTAATTTAAATCAATGTAATAATAAACGACAGACTTTAGTGCATTTGGCTGCTGCAGGTGATGCAATTAACgttctaaattttcttaaaaatgaatgtaatttttctttaaatttagaCTTACGTGATAATGATGGATTTACACCCAGTCACTGCGCAGCTTCTAATAATGCACTTAAAGCTATAAGGTTTCTTAAAGAGCACGGGGCAAATCTAAGCATTTCCAACAAGAATAAACGTACACCTGTTCATGAAGCCGCTCAGAGAGGCGCATTAGAGGTTCTACAATATTTAGTAGAAGATTGTAAAATGGACATTAACGTTTCTACATATCTTGGCGATTTACCGGCTCATTTGGCAGCTCGTTGTAATAAAGTTGAGACCTTAAGATATCTTAAATCAGTTGGAAGTGATTTAAATCAATGTAATAATCAAGGACGGTCTTTAGTGCATATGGCTGCTGCAGGTGATGCAGTTGACGTTctagattttcttaaaaatgaaagtaatttttctttaaatttagaCTTAAGTGATAATGATGGATTTACACCCAGTCACATGGCAGCTGCTAATAATTCACTTAAagctataaaatatcttaaaaaacaAGGAGCAAACCTAAGCATTTCTAACAAGGATAAGTATACGCTTGTTCATGCAGCTGCTGAATACGGCGCATTAGACGTTCTAGTATATTTAGTAGAAGAATGTAAAATGGATGTTAAAGTTTCTGATAATAATGGGAATTTACCGGCTCATTTGGCAGCTCTTTCTAATAAAGTTGAGATTTTAAGATATCTTAAATCAGTTGGAAGTGATTTAAACCAACGTAACCATCAAGGAGCGACTTTAGTGGACATGGCAGCAGAAGCTGGTGCAGTTAATgttctaaattttcttaaaaatgaatGTAATTACTAG